Below is a window of Desulfobacterales bacterium DNA.
TCGCCGCCGCGGCGAAGCGAGTTCCTGCTTGATAGCCTGTTTATGAACAGCCGGCCCTTCTCAATGGAGCGGCCGTTGGTAGAAGAAGACCCCTTTCCCGACAGGAGGGGGGTTACTGAATGTTTACATGCAAGCAGGCCGGCGAATCCATAGTATGGCTATGTGAGCCGGCCTGATCGTGCGAAGAGGGGGTGCTGGTGAACGCTTACAGTAAATACAGCCAGTGCTGCCGCCAAAACATCTGTTGAACGGCTTGTGCGAAATCAACCCGGATGGCGCCTCTCCGGGACGCCCCTGGAGCCGGACGAAAAAAGTATCTTCCTGGCCGGCCATTGTATCTCTTTGATATTCTATGGCGGAATCGATGAACCGTGATTCATTTGCCGGTTTAGTTGAAAATAGTCGTTGACACCATACTATATAGGGGGTATCTGTTTTTTCGTACAACAACATGTTGTGCTTCTAAGGCGATCAGGGCGAGTTGTCCGGCTGCCGCATAAGGGCGCGAATCGCGCACGTTCAGGTTTTGGATATTCTGCAGACAACAGGGGGGCTAAACTATGGGAGTTGTGATGCCGATCAAGGCGGAAAACGTGGCTGGCGCCGGGGTTGGCGCAACCGGCGGCAAGGTGCAAAAGGGTGATACCACGGACCTGGCCCTTTTTGTCCGGAGTTCCCAGGAGGACATGACCGGATGGAACCGGGGGCGGATCGTCGATGCCCTGCTCCGCGAGACCTTTGTTGACCGCGATACGGCGGAACGGATTTCCATTGATGTCGAGCGGACCATCTCCTCCGGCAAGGTCAAGACGGTGACCGGTCCGCTGATCCGGGAAATGGTCAATGCCAAGCTCCTGGAACTGGGCCTGGAGCAGGACCGGCGGATGCATACCCGGCTCGGGGTGCCTCTCTATGACGTGGATCAACTCCTGGTGCACCCGAACAAGGAAAACGCCAACGTGCCCCACGGCCCCGAGGCCACCAACATGACCCTGGCCGAGGGCATCAAAAAGGAGTATGCCCTGCTCCATGTCTTTTCCGCCGACGTGGCTGACGCCCATTTGAACGGCGACCTCCACATGCATGATCTCGGTTTTATCGACCGGCCTTACTGTTCCGGCCAGTCACTGGAATATATCAAGAAATTCGGCCTGAACCTGCCCCACTCCCTGTCCATGGCCAAGCCGGCCAAGCACGCCGAGGTACTCCTGGCCCATATGGTCAAGTTCGCCGCCGCCTTGCAGGGCCATTTTGCCGGGGCCATCGGCTGGGATGCGGTCAACCTGTTCTATGCCCCCTATCTTGAGGAGCTGGACGACCGCGCGGTCAAGCAGCTGGCCCAGATGCTGATCTTCGAGTTCTCGCAGCAGGCCGTGGCCCGCGGCGGCCAGGCCATCTTCTCTGATATCAATATCTACTGGGAGGTGCCCAAGCATTTTGAGGACGTGCCGGCCATCGGCCCGGGCGGGCAGTACACCGGCAAGACCTACGGCGCGTACGAGAAACAGGCCCAGCGTTTTGCCTGGGCCCTGTTTGAGGTCTATAAGGAGGGTGACGCCTCGGGCCGGCCCTTTTTCTTCCCCAAGCCCCTGGTCCATATTACCGAGAAGTTTTTCAAGACCGAGGGTCACATGGATTTTCTCCACCTTATCTGCGACGTGGCCGCGGACAAGGGCAACACCTACTTTGTCTTTGATCGCGGCGACACTGCCAAGATCTCCGAGTGCTGCCGGCTCAGCTTCAAGCTGGAGGCCTCGGACCTGGAGGACGCCAAGGAGCCGTGGCGGATGCGCTACTCGGCCCTGCAGAACATCACCATCAACCTGCCGCGCCTGGCCCATCAGGCCGATGGCAACGACACCAGGCTGTTTGCCCTGCTCACCGAGCGGATCATGCTGGCGGTCAAGGGGCATGAGCAGAAAAAGAAGTTCATTGAAAAACTGCTGGCCCACGGCGAGGGCGGCCCCCTTTCCCTGCTGGCGATGAAACTGGACGGCGAAAACTATCTCCGGCTCCATCGCTGTACCTACCTGGTCGGCATGGTCGGCCTGAATGAACTGGTCCGGCTGCACCTGGGCGAGGAGCTGCACGACTCCGACCAGAGCATGAAATTCGGCCTCAAGGTCATCGCCCACATGAACCTGATCTGCAAGAAGATGAGCGAGGAGGCGGGTATGCGTTTCGTCCTCGAACAGACCCCGGCCGAGAGCACGGCCTATCGGTTTGCCAAGCTGGACCTGGCCCGGTTTGGTGATAAGGCCGCGGCAGTACTCCTGGGCGACATGGACAAGGGCGAGATCTACTATACCAATTCCACCCTGTTCAACGTGGGCACCACCATGAATCCGGTTGACCGGGTCCAGCGGGAGGGCTTGTTCCATCCGCTGATCGAGGCCGGCTCGCTGACCCATATCTGGCTGGGCGAGGCCCAGCCGGACAAGGGGGCCCTGGCCGATTTCGTGATCAATGTATTCCGCCATACCGAGAACGACCAGGTTGCCTTTTCGCCGGAGTTCACCACCTGCCTGGATTGCAGCAGGACCTCGCGCGGCCTGGTGGAAAAATGTATCTTCTGCGGCTCGGACCATGTGGACGGAATCACCCGGATCACCGGCTATTTCACCAAGGTGTCGAGCTGGAACAAGGGCAAGCGCGGTGAGCTGCATGACCGCTACCGCAATATCAATCGTTTCTCGCAAGGGGGATAGTGGGAAACGGAAGAAAGGGGGTGCCGCCGGCACCCCTGCTGAGGAGGGACCGATGACGCTGTTTACCAAGGATGACTGTACGCTCTGTGCCCGGCTGAAGGACCAGTTCGATCTGGCTGCCATGGATGTGAACGTGGAGGTGCTTGACGACTCCAACCCCGAGGTCCTGGCCCACCTGGCCTGGCACAGCCTGGTGGAGACCGCCCGCAAGTCACTGCCGGTCCTGGTGCTGGACGACTCGACCACCGTGGCCGAGTTCAGCAGCATCACCAGCCGTCTGACCCAGCGGGCCAGCCAGTACGGAATCGAGCAGATGATTCCCGCGGGGCCGGCCGACTGCGAGGGCGGCAGCTGTACCTTCAACTAGTTTCCATCAGGCCCGCTGTTTTCCGGATCAAGGCCCGGGTTCGACCGGCCGAGATGCCCTTAAGCTGGTCCGATGGAAAAAAGGAGTGCCATGCCCGGGATCAAGGGTTTTCTCGAAACCTCGTTTATTGATTGGCCGGGCCGGGTCTGTGCGGTTATTTTCCTGGGCAGCTGTAACCTGCGCTGCCCTTTTTGTCACAATCATCCCCTGGTCCTGGAACCGGACCGGTTTCCCAGCCATGATCCTGAAGAGATTATCGGCCGGCTGGCCGGGCGGCGCCAGTGGCTGGGCGGCGTCTGTGTCAGCGGCGGTGAGCCCACCCTGGACCCGCGGCTGCCAGAGTTGCTCGCTGACCTCAAACAGGCGGGCTGGCCGGTCAAGCTGGATACCAACGGCACCAGGCCCGGGGTGCTGGGCCGGCTTTTTCAGGCCGGCCTGGTGGACATGGTGGCCATGGACGTCAAGGCGCCGCTGGTTGCGGAAAAATACCAGGCCCTGGCCGGGACCCTGGTGGACCTTGCCCGGATCAACCAGAGCATCGATCTGGTCCGGGCAAGCGGCCTGGAGTATCAGTTCCGGATGACCGTGGTTCCCGGGTTTCACGATGAGGACGATGTGGCCGCCTGGGCCCGGACCCTTGCCGACCCCTCGGGCCGGGGCCGGCTCACCCTGCAGAACTTTAATCCGCGTTCAACCCTGGCCCCGGAATTGATGGAAGTGAAATCCTTTGATCCGGCCCGTTTTGACCAGCTCAAGGGGATCGCGGCCAACCCGGGAAAGGCAGCGGCGCAGGTCGGGCCGCAGCCGCCACGACCCGCTGCTGTTTCAGATAAACAGGAGAGCCTCCCGGCTCCTTTGTCGGGAGGCTGCAAAGGGGGTTTTTGTTTTTAAAAAGATGATAATGATTGCTTGACAAAAGCCGCAGCCCATATTATGAAGCAGTATTCATTTTTTCTATCAAAATGACGGAAGAGTAAGTACAAGTGAGAAACCCCATAATTTTTTTCTGAAATCTTAAGGAGGATCAGCATGGCAACAATCGAGCATAATGGCAAGAGCTTTGAAGTTGACGAAGACGGCTTCTTGGCCAAGGGTATGGAAGAGTGGAACGAGGACTGGGTTGACTATGTCAAAACCATTGAAGGTATTGGCGAACTGACCCCTGAGCACCAGAAAGTCATCGACGCTCTTCAGGAGTACTACAAGAAGAACGGTATCGCCCCCATGGTACGGATCCTTTCCAAGACCACCGGTTTCCCGCTGAAGAGAATCTATGAACTCTTCCCCTCCGGCCCGGGCAAGGGAGCCCGCAAGATGGCCGGCCTGCCGAAGCCCACGGGTTGTGTGTAATTCCCAGAGTTTTACAGAGAGATGACAAAGAGAGGCAGGAGAGATCCTGCCTCTCTTTTTTTGTGCCGTATTCGGGAAGGGAGTGAGATCAGGCGGCGCTGGCAGCAGCGAGCAGTCGCTGGTGGACCGCCTCCACCCGGGCCTGGTATTCGGCCGACGTGATCCGGGCGCCGCGAATCCCGCCGCCCAGGTTGATCTCGGCCAGCCAGGTCCGCCCCTCCGGGTTGACCATCAGGTCCAGGTGGGCATAGGGAAAGCCGCCCCGCTCCATGACCCGGACACAGAGATCGACCTGTTCCGGGGTCGGGTCGCAGGGGCTGCTGGTCCCGCCGAAGTGGAGGTTGTGGCGGAAGTTGTCGGGGTTGTGGCGTTGGTAGGCCTCAAGGTAGTTGTCGATGAAGATCACCCGGATGTCCCGGCAGCCGGGAATATAGGGCTGGACCACAAAGGGCGGGGGGAGTACACCGAACGAGGCCTGGGTGTAAACTTCTTCAATGGAGGCCCAGAGGTGAATGCCCATCCCGGCGTTGCGGC
It encodes the following:
- a CDS encoding TusE/DsrC/DsvC family sulfur relay protein, with protein sequence MATIEHNGKSFEVDEDGFLAKGMEEWNEDWVDYVKTIEGIGELTPEHQKVIDALQEYYKKNGIAPMVRILSKTTGFPLKRIYELFPSGPGKGARKMAGLPKPTGCV
- a CDS encoding anaerobic ribonucleoside-triphosphate reductase activating protein: MEKRSAMPGIKGFLETSFIDWPGRVCAVIFLGSCNLRCPFCHNHPLVLEPDRFPSHDPEEIIGRLAGRRQWLGGVCVSGGEPTLDPRLPELLADLKQAGWPVKLDTNGTRPGVLGRLFQAGLVDMVAMDVKAPLVAEKYQALAGTLVDLARINQSIDLVRASGLEYQFRMTVVPGFHDEDDVAAWARTLADPSGRGRLTLQNFNPRSTLAPELMEVKSFDPARFDQLKGIAANPGKAAAQVGPQPPRPAAVSDKQESLPAPLSGGCKGGFCF
- the nrdD gene encoding anaerobic ribonucleoside-triphosphate reductase, translated to MGVVMPIKAENVAGAGVGATGGKVQKGDTTDLALFVRSSQEDMTGWNRGRIVDALLRETFVDRDTAERISIDVERTISSGKVKTVTGPLIREMVNAKLLELGLEQDRRMHTRLGVPLYDVDQLLVHPNKENANVPHGPEATNMTLAEGIKKEYALLHVFSADVADAHLNGDLHMHDLGFIDRPYCSGQSLEYIKKFGLNLPHSLSMAKPAKHAEVLLAHMVKFAAALQGHFAGAIGWDAVNLFYAPYLEELDDRAVKQLAQMLIFEFSQQAVARGGQAIFSDINIYWEVPKHFEDVPAIGPGGQYTGKTYGAYEKQAQRFAWALFEVYKEGDASGRPFFFPKPLVHITEKFFKTEGHMDFLHLICDVAADKGNTYFVFDRGDTAKISECCRLSFKLEASDLEDAKEPWRMRYSALQNITINLPRLAHQADGNDTRLFALLTERIMLAVKGHEQKKKFIEKLLAHGEGGPLSLLAMKLDGENYLRLHRCTYLVGMVGLNELVRLHLGEELHDSDQSMKFGLKVIAHMNLICKKMSEEAGMRFVLEQTPAESTAYRFAKLDLARFGDKAAAVLLGDMDKGEIYYTNSTLFNVGTTMNPVDRVQREGLFHPLIEAGSLTHIWLGEAQPDKGALADFVINVFRHTENDQVAFSPEFTTCLDCSRTSRGLVEKCIFCGSDHVDGITRITGYFTKVSSWNKGKRGELHDRYRNINRFSQGG